GCGGTCGTTGAGGCGGCGGCCGAGGTCGGAGAGCTGGCGGCGGTCGTTGGCGCCCTCCACCTCCCACACGTCGTCCGTGCCCACGGAGGCCACGCGGCCGCCCTCGGCGCGGGCCATGCCCAGCACGTCCGTGAGGTACTTCTCGCCCTGCACGTTGTCCGTGGAGATCGCCGGCAGGGTGCGGCGCAGCAGGGCGGCGTCGAAGGCGTAGATGCCGGAGTTGACCTCGCGGATCTCCACGAAGGAGGAGTCCCCGGTGGACTCGGCGTGGGCCAGGGCGTCCTTGTGCTCCATGATGCGCTCCACGAGGCCCTCGCCGTCGCGGACGATGCGGCCGTAGCCGGTGGCGTCCTCGAGGGCGGCGGTGAGGACGGTGACGGCGTTGCCGTCCGCCTCGTGGGCGGCCACCAGGCGCTCGAGGGTCTCGGGGGTGAGCAGCGGGACGTCGCCGTAGGTGACCACCACGGTGCCCTCGAGGTCCTCGGGCAGGGCGGCCAGGCCCAGCTCCACCGCGCGGCCGGTGCCGGGCACCTCGTCCTGGTCCGCGATCGCCAGGGAGGCGATGCCCAGGCCCTCGGCCACGGACTCGATGTGCTCCGCCACGCGGTCCCGCTCGTGGCGGACCACGGCCACCAGGTGCTCCGGCGCCAGCGAGTGGGCGGCCGCGAGGGCGTGGCCCACGAGGGAGCGCCCGCCGATGGGGTGCATGATCTTCGGCGTCGTCGACTTCATGCGCGTGCCCTGGCCCGCGGCCAGCACGATCACGGCGGAGGGACGGACGGACGACTGCGGCATGGCGGGGACTCCTGCACCTGGGGGACGGGGTTCGAGGGGTGGGGACGGGGCGTGGTTCCGCCCCTAGGATTCGAACCTAGACTGCACGGCTCCAAAGGCCGGCGTGCTGCCATTACACCAGGGCGGAGCGCCGGGCCCGAAGGGGGCGGCGACGACGGCCCATTCTTCCACACGGCCCGCGGCGGGCCCGGGGTCAGTAGGCGCCGTCGGCGGCCGTCACGGCCTTGACGGTGCGGCCGAGGATCACGAGGTCGCCGAGGATGGACCAGTTCTCCACGTAGTAGAGGTCCAGGCGGACGGCCTCCTCCCAGGAGAGGTCCGAGCGGCCGGAGACCTGCCACAGCCCGGTGATGCCCGGCTGGACGAGGAAGCGGCGGTGCACGTGCTGCTCGTAGGCCTCGACCTCGTGCGGCAGGTGCGGACGCGGGCCCACGAGGGACATGTCCCCCCGCAGCACGTTCACGAGCTGGGGCAGCTCGTCGATGCTGGTGCGGCGGATGAATTTGCCGACCTTCGTGATGCGCGGGTCGTCCTTCATCTTGAACAGCACGTCCGCGTCCCCGCCGTCCGAGACCAGCCGCTGCTTGATCTCCTCCGCGTTCACCACCATGGAGCGGAACTTCAGCATGGTGAAGGGCTTGCCACCGAGGCCGATGCGCTCCTGCCGGAACAGCACCGGGCCGTGGTCTGTGGCCTTGACCGCGATCGCGACGGCGATCAACAGCGGCGAGATGGCGATCAGACCCAGACCCGACGCGATGACGTCGAACGCCCGCTTGGCGAACGCCTTGCCCTCGGAGAGACGGGGGGTGGAGAGGTGGATGAGCGGCAGGCCGGCCAGCGGCTGCGTGTGCAGGCGGGGCCCGGCCACGTCCACGAGGGCCGGCGCCATGATGAGGGAGATTTCGCGCTCCTGCAGCTCCCAGCCGAGCCGGCGGACGTCTGCGGGGACGAGGGTGTGGCCGGAGGTGATGACGACGGCCTCGATGTCCCGGTGCTCCACGTGGGCCACGAGCTCCTCCACGGTGGCCACGTCCGTGGTGACGGGGATCGGCAGGAAGTCCTCCTCGCGCGCCCGGTACCCGGGCAGCGCGGCCGCGACGGGGGCGTAGCCGGCGCCGGCCTCGGAGTCGAGCGCCTGGAAGATGTGCCGGACCGCCTTCGGGCCGCCGACGAGCAGGAGCCGCCGCCGGAACCTGCCGAGGTGGCGCTGCCGCGCCACCCACCCGCGCACGAGGAACCGGCCCAGCAGGAGCAGGAGCACGCCCAGCGGCAGAGCCAGGCCCACGTAGCCGCGCGCCACTTCTAGGCCTGCCGCATAGGCGAGGATCGCGACGGTGCCGAAGAGGTACAGGGTGCCCTGCAGGACCCGCTTGTACTCCTCGCTGCCCACTCCCAGGATCCGGATGTCCCGCGAGCCCTGGATGCTCAGCGCGAGCACCCACGCCGCGCTCAGCGCGAGGCTGATGACGCTGTAGTCGATGACTTCGGTGCCGGGGAGGGTGATGCGCCGCGGTCCGCCGAAGCGGAGCTGGGCCGAGACGAAGGTGGCGAGCAGGACTGCGACGACGTCCACGATGAAGACGAGCAGCGGAAGGCCCCGCTCCCAAGGCCGGCCCAGGAGGCGGCCGCGGGCAGTCGAGCCCGTGCGGAGCGCGGGCGACTCGTCACCGGGGCTCGAGAACACGCTCTGTTCCTCCGTCCTGACGCGGGGGGATGGTCCACGTCATGTGGGGTCGAGCATGTTGCTGTGCCCCAGCCCCCAATTATAGGAGGGAAATTGTGAATGGCTGTGAAGGCCGCCGCACCCTCCTGTGCGAGCCCGCCGGTCAGTCCCCTTCGGTGAGTTCAGCGGCCTGCAGCCACTCCTCCTCCAGGACGTCCAGCTGCGCGTCGAGGTCCTTCAGGTCGGCGGAGGCCGCGGTGAGGGCGTCGAAGTCCTGCGCCTGCCCCAGCTCGGCCATCCGCGCCTCGAGGACGGACCTGCTGTCCCGGAGCCGGGTCATCTGCTTCTCGAGCCGGGCCATCTCCTTGCGGGCCAGCCGACGCTCCGCCTCGGTGGGTCCGGTGTCCTCCTCCGGCCCGCCCATGCCCGCGCATGTCCCGACGACGTCGTTGCGGCCTCGCGCCGCGCCGGCTCCCCGGGCCGGGCCGCCGGAGGCGCCCGCCGCGTCCATGGCGGCCCGCAGCTCGAGGTACTGGTCCACCCCGCCGGGCAGGCCGCGGACCTTGCCGTCCCCGAGCAGGGCGACCTGGTGGTCGGTGACGCGCTCGAGCAGGTAGCGGTCGTGCGAGACCACCACGAGGGTCCCCGGCCACCCGTCCAGCACGTCCTCGACGGCGGCCAGGGTGTCCGTGTCCAGGTCGTTGGTCGGCTCGTCGAGCATGAGGACGTTGGGCTCGCCCACGAGCAGGCGCAGCAACTGCAGGCGCCGGCGCTCGCCGCCCGAGAGCTCGGAGACCTGAGTCCACTGCCGGGACGTGCCGAAGCCGAGCATCTCCAGCAGCTGGCCGGCGGACATCTCCTTGTCCCCCACCTGGAAGGCGGAGCCCTCCCGGGCCATCACCTCGGCGACCCGCAGGTGGGCCACCTCGTCCAGCTCCTTCACGTCCTGGGTGAGGGTCGCGGTCACCACGGTCTTGCCGCGCTTGACGCGGCCGGAGTCCGGCTCGAGGCGCCCGTCGAGCAGGCGCAGCAGGGTGGACTTGCCGGCGCCGTTGACACCCACCACGCCGAGGCGCTCGCCCGGGGCGAGGCGGAGGGTGACGTCGTCGAGGATCCGCTTCTCCCCCAGGGACAGGCCGACGTGCTCGAGGTCCAACACGTCCTTGCCGAGGCGCGCGGTGGCGGTCTTGGCCAGGGACACGGAGTCGCGGGGCTCGGGCACGTCCGCGATGATCGCGTTGGCCGCCTCGATGCGGAACTTCGGCTTCGAGGTGCGCGCGGGGGCCCCGCGGCGCAGCCACGCCAGCTCCTTCTTCATGAGCTGCTGGCGCTTCTGCTCCACCACGGCCGCCTGCCGGGCGCGCTCGGCGCGGGCGAGGATCCAGGCCGCGTAGCCGCCGTCGAAGGGGTCCACGGTGGCGTCGTGGACCTCCCAGGTGCGGGTGCAGACCTCGTCCAGGAACCAGCGGTCGTGGGTGACCACCACGAGGCCGCCGTCCGTGGGCCGCCAGCGGTCCTTCAGATGCCGGGCCAGCCAGGCGACGCCCTCCACGTCCAGGTGGTTGGTGGGCTCGTCCAGGAACAGGACGTCGTCGTCCCCGGCGAGCAGGCGGGCCAGGGCGACGCGGCGCCGCTGGCCGCCGGAGAGCCCCTCCACCGTCTGCTCGAGGTCCAGGCCGTCCAGCAGGCCGCCGAGCACGTCCCGGACCTTGGGGTCGGAGGCCCACACGTGGTCCTCGACGTCCCCCACCACGGCCTGGCGCACGGTGTGCGTCGGGTCGAGCCGGTCCTGCTGGTCGAGCACGCCGACGCGGACGCCGCCGC
The sequence above is a segment of the Micrococcus endophyticus genome. Coding sequences within it:
- the glmU gene encoding bifunctional UDP-N-acetylglucosamine diphosphorylase/glucosamine-1-phosphate N-acetyltransferase GlmU; this translates as MPQSSVRPSAVIVLAAGQGTRMKSTTPKIMHPIGGRSLVGHALAAAHSLAPEHLVAVVRHERDRVAEHIESVAEGLGIASLAIADQDEVPGTGRAVELGLAALPEDLEGTVVVTYGDVPLLTPETLERLVAAHEADGNAVTVLTAALEDATGYGRIVRDGEGLVERIMEHKDALAHAESTGDSSFVEIREVNSGIYAFDAALLRRTLPAISTDNVQGEKYLTDVLGMARAEGGRVASVGTDDVWEVEGANDRRQLSDLGRRLNDRVLRHWMKEGVTVVDPASTWVDVTVTLASDVTLKPGTQLHGATQVATGAVVGPDTTLTDTRVGERAVVKRTDATEAVIGADAVVGPFTYLRPGTVLGEEGKIGAFYETKKVTIGRGAKLSHLGYAGDAEIGEYTNIGCGNITANYDGEKKHRTVIGAHVRTGSNTVFTAPVTVGDGAYTGAGAVVREDVPAGALALNAVSQRTIEGWVPAKRPGTSSAQAAQAADAQVDAPQG
- a CDS encoding sugar transferase, which codes for MFSSPGDESPALRTGSTARGRLLGRPWERGLPLLVFIVDVVAVLLATFVSAQLRFGGPRRITLPGTEVIDYSVISLALSAAWVLALSIQGSRDIRILGVGSEEYKRVLQGTLYLFGTVAILAYAAGLEVARGYVGLALPLGVLLLLLGRFLVRGWVARQRHLGRFRRRLLLVGGPKAVRHIFQALDSEAGAGYAPVAAALPGYRAREEDFLPIPVTTDVATVEELVAHVEHRDIEAVVITSGHTLVPADVRRLGWELQEREISLIMAPALVDVAGPRLHTQPLAGLPLIHLSTPRLSEGKAFAKRAFDVIASGLGLIAISPLLIAVAIAVKATDHGPVLFRQERIGLGGKPFTMLKFRSMVVNAEEIKQRLVSDGGDADVLFKMKDDPRITKVGKFIRRTSIDELPQLVNVLRGDMSLVGPRPHLPHEVEAYEQHVHRRFLVQPGITGLWQVSGRSDLSWEEAVRLDLYYVENWSILGDLVILGRTVKAVTAADGAY
- a CDS encoding ABC-F family ATP-binding cassette domain-containing protein; the encoded protein is MAHLLGAENIGIAFGTRTVLEGLSLGVDEGDRIGLVGRNGDGKSTLMRILAGLQEPDTGRVTRRGGVRVGVLDQQDRLDPTHTVRQAVVGDVEDHVWASDPKVRDVLGGLLDGLDLEQTVEGLSGGQRRRVALARLLAGDDDVLFLDEPTNHLDVEGVAWLARHLKDRWRPTDGGLVVVTHDRWFLDEVCTRTWEVHDATVDPFDGGYAAWILARAERARQAAVVEQKRQQLMKKELAWLRRGAPARTSKPKFRIEAANAIIADVPEPRDSVSLAKTATARLGKDVLDLEHVGLSLGEKRILDDVTLRLAPGERLGVVGVNGAGKSTLLRLLDGRLEPDSGRVKRGKTVVTATLTQDVKELDEVAHLRVAEVMAREGSAFQVGDKEMSAGQLLEMLGFGTSRQWTQVSELSGGERRRLQLLRLLVGEPNVLMLDEPTNDLDTDTLAAVEDVLDGWPGTLVVVSHDRYLLERVTDHQVALLGDGKVRGLPGGVDQYLELRAAMDAAGASGGPARGAGAARGRNDVVGTCAGMGGPEEDTGPTEAERRLARKEMARLEKQMTRLRDSRSVLEARMAELGQAQDFDALTAASADLKDLDAQLDVLEEEWLQAAELTEGD